From Thermococcus sp.:
TTTTCATCCCCCGGCGAGACCGTGGGGAGTGAGCTTTTGACGATAGCGGACGATGCCACACTTCCCAGCGGTTCAGGGAGTTACCCCTTTGATGGTGAGGGTATTCCGGGTCAGAGAACTGTCCTCATTAAGAATGGTGTTCTCGAGTCTTTCCTCCTTGACTTCACCTACGCCTCTTTCCTCGGCATGGAGAGCACGGGCAACGCGGCGAGGGACTTTAGGACGAAGCCCCACATAGGGATGAGTAACCTCGTTGTTGAATCGGGGAAGGACTCTCTAAGGGACTTTGAGGGAGTCGTGGTCAAAGAGGTCTTCGGCGAACACACTGCCAATCCGATAAGCGGGGACTTTTCACTCACGGTCGGACTCGGTTACGTCGTCAAGAACGACGATGTCAGGCCGTTCCGGGACAACATGCTCTCCGGAAACATCTTCGAGCTTTTGAAGTCAGTGAAAGCGGTTGAAAGAGAACCCACCCGCATCGGAAGCTTCATCTCTCCCCGCGTTCTTGCCCTGGCTAGGATTGTCTAACCCTCGCTAATTTTTTATACCAAAAGGGGTTTAATTATTCATGGGTGGTGGAAAATGGTGGTAAAAGATGTCTTCAGCCTGTTCTCTTGCCTCCACCCGGGCGAGACTGTCTTGGTCGAATATCCATCAGAGTTCCCCTCGGAGGTTCTCTTCTCGAAGCTCCTGGTGTGGGCTGAGGACAGGGGCATTCCCGTTGTCGTGGACGATGTTCTCGATACGTTTCCACAGTACCTCTCGCGGCTTGAGCTTAGGGCAGTAAATGTGGAGGGGATATCCTCAATACCGATTATAAAGATAGGTGGTAATTGGAAGGTGGGGAACGTCGTGGGGAGTGTTGACGTGGACAAGCACTCCCTAGGC
This genomic window contains:
- a CDS encoding DUF257 family protein — encoded protein: MVVKDVFSLFSCLHPGETVLVEYPSEFPSEVLFSKLLVWAEDRGIPVVVDDVLDTFPQYLSRLELRAVNVEGISSIPIIKIGGNWKVGNVVGSVDVDKHSLGTEYYERAYAEITGREFVLNPVLGFHKFFLNLPNRELLRLIRNISTFVGKRDRVAVYFSQRGRR